The following proteins are co-located in the Rattus norvegicus strain BN/NHsdMcwi chromosome 19, GRCr8, whole genome shotgun sequence genome:
- the LOC134483494 gene encoding uncharacterized protein LOC134483494, with protein sequence MFSHLRKRFGRGNVDSGETRVKESGLSSQSNDGERQHFWGMWNVGRETSSPGTDLSKNQAMKEKERLIKELQLITEERNDLRDRLKFLTERSMKNRPHFRPNPYYEDLERMEEAVISILHNLEMENTEVHENNHKLKKEITFSRNLLSQLLMENTCRKKLFPLKQESKEVHLDCALNQKYLVDFNKKDKDHQRPEPALSGLRKCKRAGIGHTPVRELPEE encoded by the exons atgttttcccatcttcgcaagcgttttgggagggggaacgtcgattctggagagactagagtgaaggagtctggcctttcgtctcaaagtaatgatggagaaagacagcacttctggggaatgtgga acgttgggagagaaacatcatcccctggcactgacctaagcaagaatcaggccatgaaggaaaaggagaggctgattaaagagctgcagctcattaccgaggagagaaatgacctgagagatcgcctgaagTTTCTAAccgagagatccatgaagaacag gccacacttcaggccaaatccatattatgaagacctggagagaatggaggaggcggtcatatcaattctgcacaacttagagatggagaacactgaggtccatgagaacaaccataagctgaagaaggagattaccttctctag aaacctgctcagccagctcctgatggagaacacatgtaggaagaagttgttcccactgaagcaggagagcaaggaggtacatcttgattgtgcactgaaccagaaatatttggttgacttcaacaagaaagataaagaccatcaacggccagaaccagcattatcag gtctcagaaagtgcaagagagctggaattggacacaccccagtaagagagcttcctgaagaataa